Within Rissa tridactyla isolate bRisTri1 chromosome 4, bRisTri1.patW.cur.20221130, whole genome shotgun sequence, the genomic segment aaacagaacctGAAACAGTTCTATCAGGAAATTATTTAAGAATCAAAAAATCAGCTAAGATTCAGTGACATTAAAACTTATTTTGAACTAAATATAAGAATTACAGATGCGGTAATAGCATAAGATaaggcaaaattaattatttggcatgaaaactgtatttgaaaatatcaCAGATCTATTTAAATTACTTGAACCTTTACCAAATAATTTGCTATAGCAGGAAGCAAGCTAGTTACCCTATTTTGAACAACTCTGACTCAAATGACCTTTAGCTACCCATGTACATGGCAATAAAAATGAGTGTTTTAGTACATTccttattattttgaaatataattttactatctaaaagcaaaaaaataaaaaatgaaagtattctCATAGCTAAATTACTTCATAAACAAGCCAGTTATTCCTAGAAAGCAGCAATTAGATCATTCcaaatgaaactttaaaactgAAGAACAGTCTTCACATCAGGACTTGTTCCCATGTTATTGACTGAATGTCTCCAGCTGGAAATCACAGTAATGCTAGTAGTGGAAGTACTATTCAATGGATATTAAAATTCAACCACAAACATCATGGgttacattttgatttttctagACAGCCCACGTCCCAAGAGGCAAAGGTGTTACACTAACAGCCCCAGGTATTCCTGCATATCTCTATAATCTATAAACACATACAGCATTGACTAAAATATCTACAATGTTAAGATGAACAGAACTATCCACAAAAACGGTAAGATAAATGTAAAACTACAGCCATCCTGGTGATTCACAGAGAACAAGCTTACAAtgactaggggaaaaaaaaaaagctgtagtacTTCCGCAACATCTGTTTTTGCAATCTGTCATACATGAGAGTCACGTGCAGAGAACCTCAAACATGTCATTGTTTAcatgccaaaaagaaaaatgctgatcTACAAATGGGGAAGATAACCCAAGCActattgtatatatatttaatcaCTGTGTATACATAATTAACTGTTCATTTAGTACTGGTCCATAACTGCTTGCTGTTTCaaagtatttacattttaaatagtcACTTTGACTAGTGAAGAGTGCTGTGATACCCACTAGAGGGCATAATAATTCAATTAAAGCGAGACAGCTTCACTGCCTGACACAGAAAACAAGCTGCAGACacagccagaaaagaaaacaaacaagcaaataacaaaaaaaaagcccacaataAAACACTGCTAATATTGTGCATTTCTGCAAACATCTGTCTCCTGCCACTTTCAAACATATTTTCACACAAACAACTGGAAAAGCATTATTTGAAAACATCATATATTCACAAGTACTTTAAAACGTGCCCAGCATGGCCTCATAGCAGAACACAGTAtagtaaaaatgcattttgaaagcaCTTTGTAAAGCAATAAGCCTGTGTACCTAGTTCATCACCTGTGCCACCCTCAAAGTCTGACGCACAGCAGTGCTTAAGGCTCCTCATGACAGTCACTTGACTGGCAGGTAGAATTCAGTAACGTCGGTAATTAAACCAAGAAAATTTACGAAATATTACAAACACGGGCACAGGCCTTTGGATGACTACAGTAGGCTGGAAGTatgcatacgtgtgtgtgtgtgtatagacaCATACACaggaatatgtatatatatatatatatatataaaaacatttatgCCAGGACTGGAAAAAAGCTTCAGTTGGTTGAGAGTGTGACAGCCCACCTGTTAGGCAAACTCCAGCTAGAAAGAGCTTTCCATTTGTCAACAAGTACTTTCACCACTGCAAGACTAGGGGGCAATTTTTAGAGATCTACCTGGACTAAGCTCAGCAGAACACTGTCAAGAACCAAGACACCTCCAAGTTGAAGACAAAGCATAGACGGAACAGGGATTACTTTTTACGTTTTTATCATCTACGGTAGTAGTCAGTAAACGTGCTCCTCAGTAGCTACTAGTAGCTACTCAGTAGCTATTATTTCTAGTAGTCTGGGCTATGCTAGCTCCTTCTGCCTGAAATACCAGCAGCTACGGCCttcttttagtttttgtttttttctcataagtAAAAATAACGACACCAAGGTGTGACTAGAAAAACATATCCATACCAAATacccagattttttttaagtgctagCATATCAGAGAAGAGCTCCTTGGATGAAATGCTAATCACGGGTGTAACTTTTTACACAAAGGAGGCCGGGTACTGAGAACAAAGTGGGCGGCAGCCGGGGGCCGGGAACCAGCTGGTCCCTCAGACGAGCCGAGGGGGTGAAGCGCCGGCGTCTCTTACCCACTTATCCAGCGGGACCTGCGTCAGGGAGCCGGTGCCCTGGTAGAGATCCAGGCTGAGCTGCTCCAGGCTGAGCTTCTCCTGCAAGAAGTGGCCCAGGTACCTCTGCAGCAGGTACCTGCAGGCCCTCTTCTTGATGGACTCCGAGAAAGGCCACGGCATGGCGGCTGCgcgccgggggccgcggggccagtcggcgggacggggccggggccggcccctCCGGCGGGCGGAGAGAGGGAGGCGAGCGGCAGCCGCCGGGCCCAGCCTCGCCCCtcagcgcgggctccccgccgcccctcacACCGCCGGCGGGGCGGCACTGCCTCCCCTCAGGGCGAAGAGGCACGGACAGGTAGCTCCATCCTCACTCGGACACCGCCGCCATCTTCTCGGCGGCCCGCGAGCGCGGAGGGGGCCGCCGCAAAGCCGCGCTGCGCAGGGGCGGGGAGCGGAAGAAGGGGCCGGCGGGCGGACCCCGCCGCCTCAGCTCTCTACGGCCGGCGAGGACGGCCAGGCCGATGCGGGCTGTTTgtctccttccccccccttccccgcccgccGAACGCCGTCACCGGCACCGTGACGTCCGCGCGGAAGTGGCGTCGCCGGGCGGAGGAGGCGGGGGCGGAAGCGGCGGCAGGAGGCGGGTGAGGGGGCGGTGTCGCGCTGGAGGGGCCTCGGCGGCCGGGCGGGTGCcagtggggtgagggggggagcGGGACGCCGTCTCTCTAGCGAACGGTGCCGGGGGAAGCACCAGCGGGGCGGAGCGGCAGGTGGCGGCCTGCCCGGAGCCGTTTGGGGTCGGGCGGCGGGGCCCTCGTTcgcccgccggcggggccggtAGGTGGGCTGCTGCCGGGGCGCGGGGGTGACCGGCGGCTTGTTTTGCCATGGGTAAAGGGGATGCCATGCGCTGCGAACGGGAGGCTGCGCAGCCCGGCAGCCAGCTCCCCTTGTCGCCTTCGTTTACCGTGGAATTGGTGTGTAGGCCCGAGGTGGGATTTCGTCAGGAAGGCGTGAATCTCCTGGTGAGAATGTCGCTGCCAGCCCCCCTTCCCGCCCGGCAGCGGCTCTCGGCCACCGCGGCGCTCGGGGCAGCGTCCCAAGGGCTTTCCCGAGGCAGGTTTCCCTGCGGGAGTAGCTGGGGCCCCATGGGGACACCGGTCCCCTCGGAGCCGCTGTGGTGACACTCCCGGAACCCGTCACTTTTTGGTAACGGCTGCTTACAAAGGCCAACAGTGCACGTCTCTGAAATGTATTGACAGTTGTGCATAAAAGCTGAACAAGGGAGTTGTTCTTTAGTAACTGTAAACAAAAAGCTGCTGTTCCTCTATCTTTGTTGATTTCTGATAACCCGTTTAGTTCATGGACTTTTCTAAGTCTTTCCTAAATTCACCAGTTCaccagatttttgttttctacagctATTGATTTCAGTTTTGCCAGGCGTGACTCGTCTTCTTACTGCATTCCGGATCAGCAAAGTGCAGAATTAATTACTGCTGAATCATAACAGAGTCTTATACAACAGAACACGAGTTACTCGCATAAGAAGAAGCAACTTCAGTGACACTGATTCTGCTTCTATGTGCTACTGTAACCTTCCTAAGCAGTTGTTCTCAACATCTTGGTTTTCAGTTCTCTGGACTGTCATTTCATGAGTTATGGGAGTCACTGGgtctcatattttcatttttttggacaATGTTAAACATGTCTGCTTAAGATACGGCTCTTGTTTTATGGTGTTAATATATATTGAGTGAAGTGGTATTATAAATCTAAAATCAATGTTTCCATATGCAGAATGGAGACTGATTGCAATCCTATGGAGTTGCCCAATAACACGGGGTTTGAAGAGGATTCTGATTATGGAGACTTTGAAGGAACAGATGTGAAAGATATGAGACTAGAAGCTGAAGCTGTTGTGAATGATGTTCTGTTTGCTGTCAGCAACATGTTTGTCTCAAAAACCCTTCCCTGTGCAGAGGATGTGGCATATATCAATGTGGAAACCAGGGAAAGGAACAGATACTGCTTGGAGCTCACCGAAGCAGGACTCAGGGTAAACTAATTTTTTAAGCCTCTTGGTTTTGAACAATGATGACATTCAAAAGGTGCCTAGAAAATACTTCAGTGACACCAAAACAGCATACGTATTGCTCTTGTACGTTTATGAAAGCCTGTACTACATGTTTTCTCCTAGAAAGCGGAACATTAACTAGCTACTTCCAACAAAGCAAGAAGGGAAGTAGatgaaaaaaatgacacatttaTTTGAGACACAAAACAATGAAGATTGAAGCGTCAGTTTGTTATAGACATGTCAGTCTCTGGGTTTCTCAGGTACCCAGATAAGACAGTAATACAGCATGTATACAAATCTTTTTTGCACCATTTACGTGTTTTGTGTAAACATGTAGATGTAAGATCATAGAGGTGAAAGGTCATAATGATATATTTTACTATCATTCTGAGTTTTGGACAAAAGGTATTTGAAACTGCCTAAATACTGTATTACCACTAAGCCCCATAGCAGAAAGCACAGACTGTGATTTAAATCCAGCATCTTTTGTTCTCACATAACAGTCTCACTGACTGGCAAAGTTAAATGTTGTGATATTCGTTTCCTATTGCAACGTGATCCTAACCACAGGAATTTAATCAGTGGTTTCTTTGTTGCAGGTAGTAGCTTATGATTTTGATCAGACTGATGACAGATTGCAAACGCCATACCATGAAACCGTCTACTCCTTATTGGACTCTCTCAGCCCTGCATACCGAGAGGTGTTTGGAAACGCACTACTACAAAGGCTAGAAGCTTTGAAGAAAGAAAGTCAGTCATGATTTGCCCAGAAGTGAGGAAGGTTTAATGCTAGAAGGGATTCTCAGTATGAGGCACTGAGATCTTTCTTACAAACATCTTTAAGCTTCGTTTCTTGCATTAATATCTAATTCATGCTAGTACTACTCTATAACATTTTGCTACAGTGGATTTGAGTATATCACAATGCTATTAAAAGCCCCTTTGATAAATTGTGAAgttaaacttttttgttttctttttttgttgtaggTGAGCAAGTAAGTGTTGCTTGTTACAACACTCAAaaaattttgtctcttttcaAAGTGTTATTATCCAAAACTCTAAAACAATATATAGAGACTGAATGTTTTATATACAAGTAGTAATTCTTTTTGTATGTGCTTACTGATAACTTTCatgtctgctttttaaaatagaagctaACTATCTGCTCTACCCAATTAATGAAGAATAATTGTGAAACCTACTGTTCTGCAAAGAACAGAATTTCATCTTGATTTGCTATACATAAATCTGAAAATTCGCAGCTTTGATAACAAGAAAGATGGTTCTTGAACAGTTGACTGTTGTTTATATAGTGACAGTATCTGAGTTAAAAGCACGGCTCAGTATTATTTGATCTGTCCTTGTCTATGGCAAGCAGCAAACTCCAAATAATAAATGCGATGTACTGCTAATATATGAATGTATTGTCTGAATCGCAAATGAGTTAAGCACAGAATTAGGATGTAATGGGCTACATTTCCTAAAGatgatgttaaatatgttatatttatgtatatgtatgcTATATTGTAACTATTTGGGAGGCTTGGAAGACATTTTAGCCTGTTTCCTATTCTGAATGTGTGTTTACATGATGTACAGGATATACCCAAGAGTATTTTTGCTTCAGCCTTTACTTTCTATAATACAGTACTTTGGTACTcccatttttcacattttctcccTCAATTGTACAGCGTCCTCTCGTAATGAATACTAAATAAGCACTATGCCGTTAATTGCATTGTATTGGTTTGAAACCAAAGGCTGTGTGAAATTTGCTAAGACTAATACAAACTCGAATATATAACTTGtattttctacttaaaaactGGTACAAATCTCTTTATAAATCTATTGTTCTGCTGTAACTTTTCAAGTATGTACCGAATggtagactttttaaaaatgacagttGGTTAGAAATACCAGTACTGTTGAACTAACATTCTGTGACATTCATACTTTTTGTATTCTTGTATTATGCAGTATTTGTGCAGCTTTATTTAAACAATCCTGCCATTATTCTACCATGCTATTGTGACAAGTACATGCAGTAGCTTTTTTGGAGCCACACTTAGGGATACATCAGTTCTCATGAAGTCACAGATTCCAGTGACTTCAGTAGAGCTATATTGACTTCTGCCTGCTAAGGATTAGTCATTTTAATTGGAGAAGCCTACTAGAGCTTTTGTAATAGCTTTGGGGTAGTGATGTACAACTATGACTGACAAGACAACTGTAGTTCGCACTTCTGTCTTCCAGAGCTTGATTTTGTGATTATCTTATTCTCTTTTTAGGTTGAAACTTCTGATATTAATCCTCTGCCCTAGGGTATGCTTACATGCTCTAAAATTTGTTCCTAGGCTCTCTATTGCACACAGGTCTGTGGCACATGGTTAGTCCTCTGTGAGGAGAATGTACTTTACCAAatttatatttgaatattttcccTTGCAACTAATTTACTTGTTCAATTTCAATGACTAAAGCATTAAATAAAACATGTCTGTgtgttgtagggttttttttttggcgggggggagcTACTGGAAAGAGGGGAGTGAACAATAAAAGAATGCccacaaaaaaatctgaaatatcaaATAGTTAACTATTTGAAAACCTTTGGCTGCAAACTTGTATCTGCTGAAACTTTGTTGTGAAAAAACAAAGCGGGTGCTTGCAAAGAGGGACTTGGAAAGGAAGTTATTAGaaatacaagtgaaaaaaaatgccaaagcaaATGTTATATTgctaagattattttttcatagacatctttaaaatgctttgtcATTTTGCGTGCTTATTATAAACCTAAGCTGACACATACTTTCAAAACAGGTGTTTTGTAGGTGTTACCAGAAGAAACTTCTGTTGTTTCTTGTAACGTACAGCAGCATTAACTCAAAAATGTTATCTCGTTCCACTATGTCTGGGTTTATGAGTATGAAGAAAATGCTCTCTAGTCCCTATATTTGGGCGTTGCTGCCTATAGCGAGGGACCTTCacattcatagaatggtttgggttggaagggaccttaaagatcacctagaaATGCCTcctaccagaccaggttgctcaaagccccgtccagcttGGTCTCGAAGCACTGACAAGGGACAATTTCAGTGGGTCTCCTTCGGCTGTCATTTGTTCTCATTAGCCAGACACCTGAACAAGCGCTGCTCAGCCTAACGAAGCTGTTAATCTCTGAATTACCTACAAAGCCTCAAAGCCTGCCTGCTATCTGAAAGGATGCCTAATAACCTAATTAAAGCTATTTTTGTCTCAGTAGTGCTACATACATTTTGTCCTGTTTGGCGCCTAGAAGTCAGGAATAAAGCCCCTAATTTGTTGGCTGCCGCTGTCCCTGTTTGTCCTGGGATAAATTAGCTAAATTGATTGCTAGATCATAGATACAGATTTAATTAGGTATAGAATTGGGCAGGATAGATTGAATTAGGTATTAAAAGGAGGGTGTACGTACACACTAAACGCCTGCTGATCTTGACGATGGTCCTCATGGAGGGGCTGCCCGAGACCCTCCATGGGAGGGGCGGCCAAGCCCCGCCCACCGGCCCCAGCGCACCGCGCCGTCGCCTAGCAACGGGCCGCGTCCCTGTccgcggccatggcggcggggcCTGCGCCGAGCTCCCGGGTCTTTCTCAACCACCTCGACTCCTACTGCGGCCGCAGCATCGGCGAGGTGACAGCGCGGGCCGCGGCTTCTCCCTCAGCGGTCGCTGCCTGAGGCgccgccgcccctctcccccccgccgcccgcctggcCCGCGGCCTCCGGGGGGTTCGGCCGGGTGGGAAGccgggcagggagctggggtcACCCAGCCgaggaggggggctgggggcaggaaggggttAAGAtggtaaggagaaagaaaatgagagttaGGAGTGGAGGTGTGGGTAAAACAGGTCGGGAGACTTGAGGTAACAGCCGATCCTGATGGAGGGAGAGAACAGCCCTCTGAGGGACCACCTGCATGAGGGGAGCCAGGTTGCAGAGAAGAGGCACCTAGGGACTCGCCAACACCTTCCACTTTGATACGTAAGATACAAGTCAAGACAAAACTTTGCAGCTGAGGTTGAGGCATCCCTCATATTTTCCTGTTCATGGAAAGCTGCGTTCTGAGCTACGCCACCTCCAACAGGATTAGGGCTACTCAGCACTGCTGGTGTCTTCCCAAGACCATGAGAAGCTGTGTAGGATGCAATATACATTTGCATACAAGTGTGTGTCTTGCGTATTGCAGTATTTATCCAGATGTGTTGTTGGGGCATCACTTGAAAGCGTAGcagcagaagaagaggaggaggaagatgaaaataaTTCAGTTGCGGAAGTTTCTAGTAAGCCAAAGGAGGGAGTCTACCAAGTAGTGGGTACCCTTTCCAAGCCAGAGAGTGCTAAACCACATTTTGCAGAGGAAATGTATGCAGTAAGTAAGACTCTTATTTCAGGTTGCCATTAGACAACGTTAGAAATAGCGCAAGTCATATAAAATGACATGCATTAATAAAATGGTCTTTTGTTGCTGCTGGAAGCTGTGTGCATATATTTTATTCCTTCTGCTTCCTGCACACTGTTGTCTCCTCCCTGCTAGGGAGGATACAGCAAATAGTAAAAGGAAGGAACTCAgactcaaaatatatttttaaaaaaagtagttgtGGACAAGACAGTGATGATCCGCaggtctgctttctttttccctcaaaaCACACACCTCAAGTATCTCTCTTGTCTCCTCTGTGTCTTCTATCACCATTTTAAAGGTAGTGGTGCTGGAATCAAATTTGGTGTCCCCTTTCTTAACTATTCACTGAAATCACAGCTTTGACTAACAGTTAATTGTTCTGAAAACATACACCTTTGTATAAAGATATGTCCAGAATTTAGTTAACTAAAGGAAGCTTGCTTttaagaatgtgatttttttattgcttgatTTAGTTTTCTGAAACTAAAATCACCTCTAACTGTCTAAAATTGGTTATCCAGAACCTCttcaaacatttgaaaattttgatTTAAACGTCTATCAGCTGAGCTgttcagaaatcagaaaattacAGCTGGCAGTATTTAATCTTAATCACTGCTCTTACCCAAAGTGTTTGTTGGACTTGCTCAAGTGATGCAGACAATCTGCATTTAACAAAAATGTCAGGATGGTATTTTCCAAGGAAAtagacatttttttaatgtcttgacCATTCTACCAGCTGATCCTTGTTTAAAATACCTATAAAAGTCACTGATACCTTTGATACTCACAATTGCATTGAAAATATAAATCCTAAAATAACACTAAAAATTGTGCACCTTTTTGAACTATATTAATGCATACTGTAAATTAGAAGtttcagcatttaatttaaattttgtcATCTTACTT encodes:
- the GSKIP gene encoding GSK3B-interacting protein; its protein translation is METDCNPMELPNNTGFEEDSDYGDFEGTDVKDMRLEAEAVVNDVLFAVSNMFVSKTLPCAEDVAYINVETRERNRYCLELTEAGLRVVAYDFDQTDDRLQTPYHETVYSLLDSLSPAYREVFGNALLQRLEALKKESQS